In Streptomyces chartreusis NRRL 3882, the following are encoded in one genomic region:
- a CDS encoding thiamine-phosphate kinase, with protein MKGTVGELGEFGLIRELTSRLTTTPAVRVGPGDDAAVVAAPDRRVVASTDILVEGRHFRRDWSTAYDVGRKAAAQNLADIAAMGAVPTALLLGLVVPAELPVTWPSELMDGLRDECQVAGAAVVGGDVVRGDSIMVSITALGDLRNQEPVTRAGAQPGDLVAVTGWLGWSAAGYAVLSRGFRSPRAFVEAHRRPEPPYHAGPAAAGLGATAMCDVSDGLIADLGHIAEASKVRIDIRSGAIDIPSQMNDIGQAVGVDPMQWVLTGGEDHAIVATFPPDVKLPARWKVIGEVLNPSALPQVTVDGAPWTSKGGWDHFGDMES; from the coding sequence ATGAAGGGCACTGTTGGTGAGCTCGGTGAGTTCGGGCTCATCAGGGAGCTCACCTCCCGTCTGACCACCACCCCGGCGGTCCGGGTCGGCCCCGGCGACGACGCCGCCGTGGTGGCCGCGCCCGACCGCAGGGTCGTGGCCAGTACGGACATCCTGGTCGAGGGCCGGCACTTCCGCCGGGACTGGTCGACGGCCTACGACGTGGGCCGCAAGGCGGCGGCGCAGAATCTCGCCGACATCGCCGCCATGGGCGCCGTGCCGACCGCGCTGCTGCTCGGTCTGGTCGTCCCGGCCGAGCTGCCGGTGACGTGGCCGAGCGAGCTGATGGACGGCCTGCGCGACGAGTGCCAGGTGGCCGGTGCCGCCGTGGTCGGCGGTGACGTCGTACGCGGCGACTCGATCATGGTGTCGATCACCGCGCTCGGCGATCTGCGCAACCAGGAGCCGGTGACGCGGGCGGGCGCGCAGCCCGGCGACCTCGTCGCGGTGACCGGCTGGCTGGGCTGGTCGGCGGCCGGGTACGCGGTGCTGTCGCGCGGGTTCCGTTCGCCGCGGGCGTTCGTGGAGGCGCACCGGCGGCCCGAGCCGCCGTACCACGCGGGTCCGGCGGCCGCTGGGCTCGGGGCGACCGCCATGTGCGACGTGAGCGACGGGCTGATCGCCGACCTGGGGCACATCGCCGAGGCCAGCAAGGTGCGGATCGACATCCGCTCCGGCGCGATCGACATCCCGTCCCAGATGAACGACATCGGGCAGGCCGTCGGCGTCGACCCGATGCAGTGGGTGCTGACCGGGGGAGAGGACCACGCGATCGTGGCGACGTTCCCGCCGGACGTGAAGCTGCCCGCCCGCTGGAAGGTCATCGGCGAGGTCCTCAACCCCTCGGCGCTGCCCCAGGTGACGGTCGACGGGGCGCCGTGGACCAGCAAGGGCGGCTGGGACCACTTCGGGGACATGGAGTCATGA
- a CDS encoding DUF3515 domain-containing protein codes for MNPFRHRHRSVFRVFFRMPALALLITAAGCSSADDSASAAVPSPGAKATELCRNLDKVLPAKVDGERREDPEPPSALTAGWGSPAIILRCGVPQPPKMVDPKVADGRDPDAVAGGVNGVDWLMEKQDGGGYRFTSANREVYVEVTVPEGVDSSGALIDLASAVKKAIPSGIAS; via the coding sequence GTGAACCCTTTCCGTCACCGGCACCGTTCTGTGTTCCGCGTTTTCTTCCGCATGCCCGCTCTCGCGCTGTTGATCACTGCCGCGGGCTGCTCCTCAGCAGACGACAGCGCGTCGGCGGCGGTTCCCAGTCCGGGCGCGAAGGCCACGGAACTGTGCCGGAACCTGGACAAGGTACTGCCAGCGAAGGTGGACGGAGAGCGTCGCGAGGATCCCGAGCCCCCGTCGGCGCTGACGGCGGGCTGGGGCAGCCCGGCGATCATACTTCGCTGTGGTGTGCCGCAGCCGCCCAAGATGGTCGATCCGAAGGTGGCGGACGGGCGGGATCCGGATGCGGTCGCCGGGGGTGTGAACGGGGTCGACTGGCTGATGGAGAAGCAGGACGGCGGGGGGTACCGGTTCACCTCGGCGAACCGTGAGGTCTACGTCGAGGTGACGGTGCCGGAGGGCGTCGACAGCTCCGGGGCCCTGATCGACCTGGCGTCGGCCGTGAAGAAGGCGATCCCCTCGGGGATCGCCTCCTGA
- the thiD gene encoding bifunctional hydroxymethylpyrimidine kinase/phosphomethylpyrimidine kinase, whose protein sequence is MIPGVLTVAGSDSGGGAGIQADLKTMLALGVHGMSVLTAVTAQNSVGVQGAWELPVEAVRAQYRSVVDDIGVQAVKTGMLASAELVETVAELIAGTDAPAVVDPVGVSKHGDSLLAASALDSVRTKLLPVATVATPNLDEVAQLTGVRVESEEQLRRAAAAVLGYGPRWVLIKGGHLSGDAVDLLTDGSEEYWLRAPRHDNRHTHGTGCTLASAIASQLAKGHSVPEAVAAAKEYVTGAIAAGFALGGGIGPVDHGWRFRAGS, encoded by the coding sequence ATGATTCCGGGCGTCCTCACGGTGGCGGGCTCCGACTCGGGCGGCGGCGCCGGCATCCAGGCCGACCTGAAGACGATGCTCGCGCTCGGCGTGCACGGCATGAGCGTCCTCACGGCGGTGACCGCGCAGAACTCCGTCGGTGTGCAGGGGGCTTGGGAGCTGCCGGTGGAGGCGGTGCGGGCCCAGTACCGCAGTGTCGTCGACGACATCGGCGTCCAGGCGGTCAAGACCGGCATGCTGGCCTCCGCCGAACTCGTGGAGACGGTCGCCGAGTTGATCGCGGGCACGGACGCCCCGGCGGTCGTCGACCCGGTGGGCGTCTCCAAGCACGGCGACTCCCTGCTCGCCGCCTCGGCGCTGGACTCCGTCCGTACGAAACTGCTGCCGGTGGCCACGGTCGCCACCCCGAACCTCGACGAGGTGGCCCAGCTGACGGGTGTCCGTGTCGAGTCGGAGGAGCAGCTGCGGCGGGCCGCGGCGGCCGTGCTCGGCTACGGGCCGCGGTGGGTGCTGATCAAGGGCGGTCACCTGTCCGGGGACGCCGTGGACCTGCTCACGGACGGCTCCGAGGAGTACTGGCTGCGGGCGCCGAGGCACGACAACCGGCACACCCACGGCACGGGCTGCACGCTCGCCTCCGCCATCGCGTCACAGCTCGCGAAGGGGCACTCGGTGCCGGAGGCGGTGGCGGCGGCCAAGGAGTACGTCACCGGGGCGATCGCGGCCGGGTTCGCGCTCGGCGGGGGGATCGGGCCGGTGGATCACGGCTGGCGGTTCCGGGCCGGTTCCTGA
- the rsmD gene encoding 16S rRNA (guanine(966)-N(2))-methyltransferase RsmD, whose amino-acid sequence MTRVIAGTAGGRRLAVPPGTGTRPTSDRAREGLFSTWQSLLGGPLDGERVLDLYAGSGAVGLEALSRGAGHTLLVEADAKAVRTVRDNVKNLGLPGAEVRAGKAEQIIRTTPPGDPYDLVFLDPPYAVTDDDLREILLTLRAEGWLAEEALVTVERSTRGGEFRWPEGFEALRSRRYGEGTFWYGRAASTCEDAR is encoded by the coding sequence ATGACCCGCGTGATCGCCGGCACGGCCGGCGGACGCCGCCTGGCCGTCCCGCCAGGAACAGGAACCCGCCCCACATCGGACCGCGCCCGGGAAGGCCTCTTCTCCACCTGGCAATCCCTCCTCGGCGGCCCCTTGGACGGCGAACGCGTCCTCGACCTCTACGCGGGATCAGGAGCCGTCGGCCTGGAGGCCCTCTCCCGAGGCGCCGGCCACACCCTCCTCGTCGAGGCCGACGCCAAAGCCGTCCGTACGGTGCGCGACAACGTGAAGAACCTCGGCCTCCCCGGTGCCGAGGTCAGAGCGGGCAAAGCGGAACAGATCATCCGCACCACACCCCCCGGCGACCCCTACGACCTCGTCTTCCTCGACCCGCCGTACGCCGTCACGGACGACGATCTTCGCGAGATCCTGCTCACACTCCGCGCGGAAGGGTGGCTCGCCGAAGAAGCCCTCGTCACCGTGGAGCGCAGCACCAGAGGCGGTGAATTCCGGTGGCCCGAGGGTTTCGAAGCCCTCCGGTCCCGTCGCTACGGCGAGGGAACGTTTTGGTACGGTCGCGCCGCCTCTACGTGCGAAGACGCACGATGA
- the recG gene encoding ATP-dependent DNA helicase RecG, with protein MDLVPALHEPLQQPLKSVLGPATAKVMAEHLGLRTVGDLLHHYPRRYEERGQLTHLADLPMDEHVTVVAQVADARLHTFASARAPRGKGQRLEVTITDGSGRLQLVFFGNGVHKPHKELLPGTRAMFAGKVSVFNRRLQLAHPAYELLRGDSEDPAESVETWAGALIPIYPATAKLESWKIGKALQTVLPTAQEATDPLPASLRRGRGLVPLPEALMKIHRPHTKADIEEARARLKWDEAFVLQVALARRRHADAQLPAVPREPAPDGLLTAFDARLPFTLTDGQRRVSREIFDDLATDHPMHRLLQGEVGSGKTMVALRAMLAVVDAGGQAAMLAPTEVLAQQHHRSIVEMMGELAEGGMLGGADQATKVVLLTGSMGAAARRQALLDLATGEAGIVIGTHALIEDKVQFHDLGLVVVDEQHRFGVEQRDALRGKGKQPPHLLVMTATPIPRTVAMTVFGDLETSVLDQLPAGRSPIASHVVPAADKPHFLARAWERVREEVENGHQAYVVCPRIGDEEDDPKRAGRKKPPESPEDAAEKRPPLAVLDVADQLVKGPLRGLGVEVLHGRMHPDDKDAVMRRFAAGETHVLVATTVIEVGVNVPNATAMVIMDADRFGVSQLHQLRGRVGRGSAPGLCLLVTEMPEASAARQRLNAVASTLDGFELSRIDLEQRREGDVLGQAQSGARTSLRMLAVIEDEEIIAEAREEATAVVARDPELTHLPALRTALEALLDEEREQYLEKG; from the coding sequence ATGGATCTCGTGCCCGCACTTCACGAACCGCTGCAACAACCACTGAAGTCGGTGCTCGGCCCCGCCACCGCGAAGGTGATGGCCGAGCACCTCGGCCTGCGCACCGTCGGCGACCTGCTCCACCACTACCCGCGCAGATACGAGGAGCGCGGCCAGCTCACGCACCTCGCCGACCTCCCCATGGACGAGCACGTCACGGTGGTCGCCCAGGTCGCCGACGCCCGTCTGCACACCTTCGCCTCCGCCAGGGCCCCGCGCGGCAAGGGCCAGCGCCTGGAGGTCACGATCACGGACGGCAGCGGCCGCCTCCAACTGGTCTTCTTCGGCAACGGCGTTCACAAGCCCCACAAGGAGCTCCTGCCGGGCACGCGCGCGATGTTCGCGGGCAAGGTCTCCGTCTTCAACCGCCGCCTCCAACTCGCCCACCCGGCCTACGAGTTGCTGCGAGGTGACTCCGAGGACCCCGCCGAGTCCGTCGAGACCTGGGCCGGCGCCCTGATCCCGATCTACCCGGCCACCGCCAAGCTGGAGTCCTGGAAGATCGGCAAGGCGCTCCAGACGGTCCTGCCCACGGCCCAGGAGGCCACCGATCCACTGCCCGCATCCCTGCGCCGGGGCCGCGGCCTGGTCCCCCTCCCCGAGGCGCTCATGAAGATCCACCGCCCGCACACCAAGGCGGACATCGAGGAGGCACGCGCCCGCCTCAAATGGGACGAGGCCTTCGTCCTCCAGGTCGCCCTGGCCCGCCGCCGCCACGCGGACGCCCAGCTTCCCGCGGTCCCCCGCGAACCAGCCCCGGACGGCCTCCTCACGGCGTTCGACGCCCGCCTCCCCTTCACCCTCACCGACGGCCAGCGGCGGGTCTCCAGGGAGATCTTCGACGACCTGGCGACCGACCACCCGATGCACCGGCTGCTGCAGGGAGAGGTCGGATCCGGGAAGACCATGGTCGCCCTGCGCGCCATGCTCGCCGTGGTCGACGCCGGTGGCCAGGCCGCCATGCTCGCGCCCACCGAAGTGCTCGCCCAGCAGCACCACCGGTCGATCGTCGAGATGATGGGCGAGCTGGCCGAGGGCGGCATGCTGGGCGGGGCCGACCAGGCCACCAAGGTGGTGCTGCTCACCGGGTCCATGGGCGCGGCCGCCCGCCGGCAGGCCCTGCTCGACCTCGCCACCGGCGAGGCCGGCATCGTCATCGGCACACATGCGCTGATCGAGGACAAGGTGCAGTTCCACGACCTGGGCCTGGTCGTGGTCGACGAACAGCACCGCTTCGGCGTCGAGCAGCGCGACGCCTTGCGCGGCAAGGGCAAACAGCCCCCGCACCTCCTGGTCATGACGGCCACGCCCATTCCGCGCACGGTCGCCATGACGGTCTTCGGCGACCTGGAGACCTCCGTCCTCGACCAGCTCCCGGCCGGCCGCTCGCCGATCGCCAGCCACGTCGTCCCGGCGGCCGACAAGCCCCACTTCCTGGCCCGCGCGTGGGAGCGGGTCCGCGAGGAGGTGGAGAACGGCCATCAGGCGTACGTCGTCTGCCCCCGCATCGGCGACGAGGAGGACGACCCGAAGAGGGCCGGCAGGAAGAAGCCGCCGGAGTCCCCGGAGGACGCCGCTGAGAAGCGCCCGCCGCTCGCGGTCCTCGACGTGGCCGACCAGCTGGTCAAGGGTCCCCTGCGAGGCCTCGGGGTCGAGGTCCTGCACGGCCGTATGCACCCCGACGACAAAGACGCCGTCATGCGCCGCTTCGCCGCCGGCGAGACGCACGTCCTGGTCGCCACGACGGTCATCGAGGTCGGCGTCAACGTCCCGAACGCCACCGCCATGGTGATCATGGACGCCGACCGCTTCGGGGTCTCCCAGCTCCACCAGCTCCGTGGCCGCGTGGGCCGTGGCTCGGCCCCCGGCCTCTGCCTCCTGGTCACCGAGATGCCCGAGGCGAGCGCCGCCCGCCAGCGCCTGAACGCCGTCGCCTCCACCCTCGACGGCTTCGAGCTCTCCCGCATCGACCTGGAACAACGCCGAGAGGGCGATGTCCTCGGCCAGGCCCAGTCGGGTGCCCGCACCAGCCTCAGGATGCTCGCGGTCATCGAGGACGAGGAGATCATCGCGGAGGCCAGAGAGGAGGCGACAGCCGTCGTGGCCAGGGACCCGGAGCTGACCCACCTCCCGGCCCTGCGGACGGCTCTGGAGGCCCTCTTGGACGAGGAGAGGGAGCAGTACCTGGAAAAGGGGTGA
- a CDS encoding Lrp/AsnC family transcriptional regulator, whose translation MVQAYILIQTEVGKASTVAETISKIPGVIQAEDVTGPYDVIVRAQADTVDDLGRMVVAKVQQVDGITRTLTCPVVHL comes from the coding sequence GTGGTACAGGCGTACATCCTGATCCAGACGGAGGTCGGCAAGGCGTCGACCGTCGCCGAGACGATCAGCAAGATTCCTGGGGTCATCCAGGCCGAGGACGTCACAGGACCGTACGACGTGATCGTGCGGGCCCAGGCCGACACCGTCGACGACCTCGGACGCATGGTGGTCGCCAAGGTCCAGCAAGTGGACGGCATCACCCGCACCCTGACCTGCCCGGTCGTCCATCTGTAG
- a CDS encoding YceD family protein, which translates to MALNARLDHRNPLVFDTHELGRRPGALQRLTRTVDAPRDFGIKGVIGVPEGAPVELELRLESVMEGVLVTGTARAAAEGECVRCLEPLQLDVEAEFQEMFSYPDADDRGRVTAEPGDDAEDDEDRLFLEDGLFDLEPVLRDAVVLALPMQPVCQEDCPGLCAECGARLADDPDHHHDAVDIRWAALQGLADTMKDGEKDEMSGAEPGVDEKQEK; encoded by the coding sequence ATGGCCCTGAACGCCCGCCTCGACCACCGCAACCCCCTCGTGTTCGACACGCACGAGCTGGGCCGGCGGCCCGGTGCGCTACAGCGCCTGACCCGCACGGTCGACGCTCCCAGGGACTTCGGTATCAAGGGAGTCATCGGAGTGCCGGAAGGCGCCCCGGTGGAGCTCGAACTCCGCCTGGAGTCGGTCATGGAAGGGGTGCTCGTCACAGGCACCGCCCGTGCCGCTGCCGAGGGGGAGTGCGTAAGGTGTCTGGAGCCGCTTCAGCTCGACGTCGAAGCGGAGTTCCAGGAGATGTTCTCGTACCCTGACGCCGACGACCGGGGCCGCGTGACCGCGGAACCGGGCGACGACGCCGAGGACGACGAGGACAGGCTCTTCCTCGAGGACGGCCTGTTCGACCTCGAGCCCGTGCTGCGTGATGCGGTGGTGCTCGCACTGCCGATGCAGCCGGTGTGCCAGGAAGACTGCCCTGGTCTGTGTGCCGAGTGCGGCGCACGGCTGGCGGACGACCCGGACCACCACCACGACGCCGTCGACATCCGTTGGGCGGCATTGCAGGGACTCGCCGACACCATGAAGGACGGCGAGAAGGACGAGATGAGCGGCGCCGAACCGGGCGTCGACGAGAAGCAGGAGAAGTAG
- the coaD gene encoding pantetheine-phosphate adenylyltransferase, giving the protein MRRAVCPGSFDPITNGHLDIISRASRLYDEVYVAVMINQSKKGLFEIDERIDLIRRVTAEYGNVRVEAFHGLLVDFCKQRDIPAIVKGLRAVSDFDYELQMAQMNNGLSGVETLFIPTNPTYSFLSSSLVKEVATWGGDVSHLVPAEVLQALTERLRKD; this is encoded by the coding sequence GTGCGCCGCGCCGTATGTCCCGGGTCGTTCGACCCGATCACCAACGGACACCTCGACATCATCTCCCGCGCCTCCAGGCTGTACGACGAGGTCTACGTCGCGGTGATGATCAACCAGTCGAAGAAGGGCCTGTTCGAGATCGACGAGCGGATCGACCTGATCCGCCGGGTCACCGCCGAGTACGGCAACGTCCGCGTCGAGGCCTTCCACGGCCTGCTCGTGGACTTCTGCAAGCAGCGCGACATCCCCGCCATCGTCAAGGGCCTGCGCGCGGTCAGCGACTTCGACTACGAGCTGCAGATGGCCCAGATGAACAACGGCCTCTCGGGCGTGGAGACCCTCTTCATCCCCACCAACCCCACCTACAGCTTCCTGTCGTCCTCCCTGGTCAAGGAGGTCGCGACCTGGGGCGGCGACGTCTCCCACCTGGTTCCGGCGGAGGTCCTCCAGGCCCTCACCGAGCGCCTGAGGAAGGACTGA
- the rpmB gene encoding 50S ribosomal protein L28 has product MAANCDVCGKGPGFGNNISHSHRRTSRRWNPNIQRVRTVVGGTPKRVNACTSCIKAGKVSR; this is encoded by the coding sequence GTGGCTGCCAACTGCGACGTCTGCGGCAAGGGGCCGGGCTTCGGCAACAACATCTCGCACTCGCACCGCCGTACGTCCCGCCGCTGGAACCCGAACATCCAGCGTGTGCGTACCGTGGTGGGCGGGACGCCGAAGCGCGTGAACGCTTGCACCTCGTGCATCAAGGCCGGCAAGGTCTCGCGCTGA
- a CDS encoding HSP90 family protein, which produces MDSQTSQASQAPRSPRSPHTFQVDLRGLVDLLSHHLYSSPKVYLRELLQNAVDAITARRTAEPDAPARVRLSAQGGTLRVEDTGVGLTEADVHDLLATIGRSSKRAEGLQEARSDFLGQFGIGLLACFVVAERIRVVSRSARTPGAAPVEWTASDDGSYTVRTLPDAERPEPGTTVHLVARAGAAEWLTPERVEALARDFGSLLPYDVRVGDEPVTDLPAPWDRPYPGPAARRVALARHCHDLFGFTPLDTIDLSVPLAGIRGVAYVLPSAVSPAQRAGHRVHLKGMLLTERAEQLLPDWAFFVRCVLDTDSLRPTASREALYEDETLAAVREALGERIRAWLTGLAAGDPERLAAFLAVHHLGVKSLARHDREMLRTMLPWLPFETTDGRLSLEEFAQRHPVVHFTRTVEEYRQVAPIASAQGIGVINGGYTYDSELVAALPSVRPGTVVAELDAETVTAHLDAVDPAEELALSGFLAAARARLDPLGCDVVLRAFHPLSVPALHLDDRDARHEQARADAEAQADDLWAGILGSLRGSAPRARLVLNHLNPLVRRISSLHDPELIGTATESLYGQALLMAQRPLRPADSALLNRAFIGLLEWATHSEDGQA; this is translated from the coding sequence ATGGACTCCCAGACCTCACAGGCATCCCAGGCACCCCGTTCACCCCGATCACCTCATACGTTCCAGGTCGACCTGCGTGGTCTGGTGGACCTGCTCTCCCACCACCTCTACTCCAGTCCGAAGGTGTATCTGCGCGAGCTGTTGCAGAACGCCGTGGACGCCATCACCGCCAGACGCACGGCGGAACCCGACGCCCCGGCCCGGGTGCGGTTGTCCGCGCAGGGCGGCACCCTGCGCGTCGAGGACACCGGTGTCGGGCTCACCGAGGCGGACGTGCACGACCTGCTCGCCACGATCGGGCGCAGTTCCAAGCGCGCCGAGGGCCTTCAGGAGGCGCGTTCCGACTTCCTCGGGCAGTTCGGCATCGGCCTGCTGGCCTGTTTCGTCGTCGCCGAGCGGATCCGGGTGGTCAGCCGCAGCGCCCGTACGCCCGGGGCGGCGCCGGTGGAGTGGACGGCGTCCGACGACGGTTCGTACACCGTGCGGACGCTGCCGGACGCCGAGCGGCCCGAACCGGGCACCACCGTGCATCTGGTGGCCCGGGCGGGGGCCGCGGAGTGGCTCACGCCCGAGCGGGTCGAGGCGCTGGCGCGGGACTTCGGGTCGCTGCTGCCGTACGACGTCCGGGTGGGCGACGAGCCGGTCACCGACCTCCCGGCGCCCTGGGACCGCCCGTACCCGGGCCCGGCCGCCCGCCGCGTCGCCCTCGCCCGGCACTGCCACGACCTGTTCGGCTTCACCCCGCTGGACACGATCGACCTGTCCGTGCCGCTGGCCGGCATCCGCGGGGTGGCGTACGTGCTGCCGTCGGCGGTCAGCCCGGCCCAGCGCGCGGGTCACCGGGTGCACCTCAAGGGCATGTTGCTGACCGAGCGGGCCGAACAGCTGCTGCCCGACTGGGCGTTCTTCGTGCGCTGCGTGCTCGACACGGACAGCCTGCGGCCGACGGCCTCGCGCGAGGCGCTGTACGAGGACGAGACGCTGGCCGCCGTACGGGAGGCGCTGGGCGAGCGGATCCGGGCCTGGCTGACCGGTCTGGCCGCCGGTGATCCGGAGCGGCTGGCCGCGTTCCTGGCGGTGCACCACCTGGGTGTGAAGTCCCTGGCCCGGCACGACCGGGAGATGCTGCGCACGATGCTGCCGTGGCTGCCCTTCGAGACGACCGACGGGCGGCTGTCCCTGGAGGAGTTCGCGCAGCGGCACCCGGTGGTGCACTTCACACGGACCGTGGAGGAGTACCGGCAGGTCGCGCCGATCGCGTCCGCGCAGGGCATCGGCGTGATCAACGGCGGCTACACGTACGACAGCGAGCTGGTGGCGGCGCTGCCGTCGGTGCGTCCGGGGACCGTGGTCGCCGAGCTGGACGCGGAGACGGTGACCGCGCATCTGGACGCCGTCGACCCGGCCGAGGAGCTGGCCCTGTCCGGCTTCCTGGCCGCCGCGCGGGCCCGGCTCGACCCGCTGGGCTGCGACGTGGTGCTGCGGGCCTTCCACCCGCTCTCCGTGCCCGCGCTGCACCTCGACGACCGGGACGCCCGGCACGAACAGGCCCGGGCCGACGCCGAGGCGCAGGCCGACGACCTCTGGGCGGGCATCCTCGGCTCCCTGCGCGGCAGCGCGCCACGGGCGCGTCTGGTGCTCAACCACCTCAACCCGCTGGTGCGGCGGATCAGCTCGCTGCACGACCCGGAGCTGATCGGCACCGCCACGGAGTCGCTGTACGGGCAGGCGCTGCTGATGGCGCAGCGGCCGCTCAGGCCCGCCGACTCGGCGCTGCTCAACCGCGCGTTCATCGGCCTCCTGGAATGGGCCACGCACAGCGAGGACGGTCAGGCATGA
- the rpmF gene encoding 50S ribosomal protein L32: MAVPKRKMSRSNTRHRRSQWKAAVPTLVACERCHEPKQQHIACPSCGTYNKRQVLEV, encoded by the coding sequence GTGGCTGTTCCGAAGCGGAAGATGTCGCGCAGCAACACGCGCCACCGCCGGTCGCAGTGGAAGGCTGCGGTCCCCACCCTGGTTGCGTGCGAGCGCTGCCACGAGCCCAAGCAGCAGCACATCGCGTGCCCCTCGTGCGGCACTTACAACAAGCGCCAGGTCCTCGAGGTCTGA
- a CDS encoding DAK2 domain-containing protein, which translates to MAQVPQTFFDALAVRTWCGLALETLGRAREEIDAINVYPVADGDTGTNLYLTVESAAAAVEAVFAGHAARSGPGGPTLADAARAMAHGALIGARGNSGTILAQLLRGMSQVLAGHETGHADERAAHADGSTAHADGQGLRLALRHAADSARQAVAHPVEGTVLTVASAAADAADAACGAEGDCGTVARAAYEGACAALAATPGQLPVLERAGVVDAGGRGLVAVLGALVETFTGERPRAGAAAEGHGGHEDCKGLVGPVGAQARGETAEALAPAAGGPLGECADGAAVAGQDGPAFEVIYLLEADDTAVARLRERLDVLGDSLVVVGGDGLWNVHVHVDDAGAAVEAGIEAGRPYRIRITHFGAGDVHTTGAERPPREPAQRAVVAVVPGEGLAGLYAEAGATTVLARPGEPPASGELVQAVRRAHAREVVLLPNDAELRHTAAAAAEQARTEGIRVALIPTRSAVQGIAALAVHEPERRFDEDVVSMTSAAGATRYAEVTVAERQAWTMAGICQAGDVLGLIDGDVAVIGSDVTATARTVLDRMLAAGGEMVTLVLGDEAPDTIAEHLEGRVREGYLAVDTVVYRGGRQGAVLLIGVE; encoded by the coding sequence GTGGCGCAGGTGCCGCAGACATTCTTCGATGCTCTCGCGGTGCGCACCTGGTGCGGTCTCGCACTCGAGACGCTGGGGCGGGCGCGTGAGGAGATCGACGCGATCAACGTCTATCCCGTGGCGGACGGGGACACCGGCACGAACCTGTATCTGACCGTGGAGTCCGCCGCCGCGGCGGTCGAGGCCGTGTTCGCGGGGCATGCGGCGAGGTCGGGCCCTGGGGGGCCGACGCTGGCCGACGCCGCCCGGGCGATGGCGCACGGGGCGCTCATCGGTGCCCGTGGGAACTCCGGGACGATCCTGGCCCAGTTGCTGCGGGGTATGTCGCAGGTGCTCGCCGGCCACGAGACCGGGCATGCCGACGAGCGGGCCGCGCACGCCGACGGCAGCACCGCGCACGCCGACGGCCAGGGCCTGCGGCTGGCCCTGCGGCACGCGGCCGACTCCGCACGGCAGGCCGTGGCCCACCCCGTCGAGGGCACGGTCCTCACGGTCGCCTCGGCCGCTGCCGACGCCGCCGACGCGGCCTGCGGTGCCGAGGGCGACTGCGGGACGGTGGCCAGGGCGGCCTATGAGGGAGCGTGCGCGGCTCTGGCCGCGACCCCCGGCCAGCTGCCCGTCCTAGAGCGCGCCGGGGTGGTCGACGCCGGTGGGCGAGGGCTGGTGGCGGTGCTCGGGGCGCTGGTGGAGACGTTCACGGGGGAGAGGCCGCGGGCCGGGGCGGCTGCTGAGGGCCATGGGGGCCATGAGGACTGCAAGGGCCTGGTTGGCCCTGTGGGGGCGCAGGCGCGCGGGGAAACCGCTGAAGCCCTCGCTCCGGCCGCCGGAGGCCCGCTCGGCGAGTGTGCCGACGGTGCCGCCGTGGCCGGCCAGGACGGCCCCGCCTTCGAGGTGATCTACCTCCTGGAGGCAGACGACACGGCCGTGGCGCGGTTGCGGGAGCGGCTCGACGTGCTCGGGGACTCGCTCGTCGTGGTCGGCGGCGACGGGCTGTGGAACGTCCATGTCCATGTCGACGACGCGGGCGCCGCCGTCGAGGCCGGTATCGAGGCCGGGCGGCCCTACCGGATCCGCATCACACACTTCGGCGCCGGCGACGTGCACACCACCGGCGCCGAGCGGCCTCCCCGCGAGCCCGCCCAGCGTGCCGTCGTGGCCGTGGTGCCCGGCGAGGGCCTGGCCGGGCTGTACGCCGAGGCCGGCGCGACCACCGTGCTCGCACGCCCCGGGGAGCCGCCCGCGAGCGGGGAGCTCGTGCAGGCCGTACGGCGGGCCCACGCGCGCGAGGTCGTGCTGCTGCCCAACGACGCCGAGCTGCGCCACACCGCGGCCGCGGCGGCCGAACAGGCCCGTACCGAGGGCATCCGCGTGGCCCTCATCCCGACCCGCTCGGCGGTCCAGGGCATCGCGGCGCTGGCCGTGCACGAGCCGGAGCGCCGTTTCGACGAGGACGTGGTGTCGATGACCTCGGCGGCCGGCGCGACCCGCTATGCCGAGGTCACCGTCGCCGAGCGCCAGGCCTGGACGATGGCCGGCATCTGCCAGGCCGGCGACGTCCTCGGCCTGATCGACGGCGACGTGGCCGTGATCGGCTCGGACGTCACGGCCACCGCCCGGACCGTCCTGGACCGCATGCTCGCGGCCGGTGGCGAGATGGTCACCCTGGTGCTCGGCGACGAGGCTCCCGACACCATCGCCGAGCACCTGGAGGGCCGGGTCCGCGAGGGGTACCTCGCCGTCGACACGGTCGTGTACCGGGGCGGGCGGCAGGGGGCCGTGCTGCTCATCGGCGTGGAGTGA